gggagcttagttaacattctctataaggcaaccctagagaaaatgggactcactcttcgcgacctgaaagcatgtacGACAACACTGTAccgtttttcaggagaagggactgttTGCATGGGATCATCGAACTGCCCGTAACCttaggagactacccagtctcaataaccaagatgatggagttcgtggtagtagacctgccttcagcctacaatgtgctgctcgggagacccgccctggttgggctgggggtagTCTCGTCCATAAGGCATCCggccattaagttcccgaccccttgcggcgtcgggacgttgaagggagatcagttagctggaagggaatgctacagcatttccttaagaggaaagaaacagacgagcgcacaagcaatCGTCATTGTTCATAATAAAGACAGGACGGTCTTGGAGATTGATTAAGAAATCAATCCAAGGGTTGAGGACAaggttgacctcgaacccttagaagagcttgaagagattcagctcgaagagttcgatccctcgaaaaaggtaaaggttggaaaacacctctaggaagaaaccaaatagcaactaatttgctttttgaagagaaaccaggatgtcttcgcatggtcacattcgaacatggtaggaataagtctgaACATAGTGAGCCAGGCGCTAAacattgataaaagcttccctctgaagcaacaaaagtgaagacagTTGGATGACGACAAgaagaaggcactgaaggaggaggtcaacaggttaaaagcaaactgattcattagggatgctttttaccctgactgggtagccaattcggtgttggtcccaaaacctaatgggacgtggcgaacctgtattgactattcggacctcaacaaagcttgcccgaaggactattttcccttaccaaggattgaccaactcgtggatgccatggcagggcatggactgatgtcgttcatggatgcctattctggatataaccagattcccatgcatgcccccgaccaggaacatacgagcttcataacggacaagGGGCTATACTATTaaaatgtcatgccattcgggctcaaaaatgctggggccacataccagtggctcgtgaatatgatgtttttAAAAtagatagggaacaacatggaagtttatgttgatgacatgcttgtcaagtctcaacttaacaataaccatgtcgatgacctcgaagagtgctttgacgtgctccggaagtataacatgaaactaaatcctcagaagtgctccttcggggtattatcaggaaaattcctgggtttcattgtaaacgctcatggaatagaagctaacccagacaagatccagacCCTGATCggcatgccctcacctcgaagacacaaagatgtccaaagcttgactggtaggatggcgacactaagtaggtttattttgaaatctacagaccgttgccttccgtttttcaaccttttgaggggaggcaagaaatttgaatggacagaagagtgcgaactggccttccaggagcttaagaagcacctcgcagagcctcccatcttatcaaagcctgtcACAGGCGAAGTACTATACTtgtatcttgccactaccgaacatgcaataagtgcagtgctcgtgcgagaagaaaaCAAGGTACAAAGGCCcgtatattacatcagcaagagattactgggggcagagtcgagataccccatgatggaaaagctagctctcagcttaattcattcgcctcgaaaacttcgaccctacttccaggcacaccccatccatgtattgactgattaaccacttaggcaagtcctgtctaaaccggaggcttcgggtcgacttcttaaatgggaggttgaactcggacaattcaagatcacctaccacctgaggacgaccattagggcacaggcattggcagactttatagtggagtgtaTTGGCATGACCAACAATGAAGTTTTAACCccgacccacgagctgtggaaaatttacgtcgatgggtcatctaatgaaaatggatcgggggcaggggtcattttgattactcccgcagggagcagatttcattctgccttaagattcgacttcaatgcatcgaataacgaggccgaatacgaggctttactggcgggacttcgtatagccaaagagctcaaagctaaagcaatacattgctacagcgactcccagcttgtggttaatcaaatcttgggagaataccaggctcgtggcaaaaaaatggcagcttatttagaaaaggcaaaaaccacattggaacatttcgagttttatgcgatcgaacaggttccccaagAGAAAAaatcaaatgcagatgccttagctcggctcgctacttctgtcgagaatgatgagctaaacgttgtgccaatagaacacctctcgacacctagcattaacgagccggaggaggaagacgtgtgtatgattgagtccgaacctacctggatgaccccaatagttgaatatctcaagaccggagtccttccaaaagatcagaaccaggctcaaaagttaatgtatcaacttccccgttacaccattttggacggaaagctaatagaagggggtattccatgccattacttcggtgcgtgactccacccgaagccaagaagatcattgaagaaattcatgaagggttctgtggagaccataccggggggcatagcatgtccaagaaaatcatacaccaaggatatttctggcctaccattaaatcggattctttcgagtacgtaaagaagtgcgataaatgccagaggttcgccacgattcctcgagctccaccatccgagctaaccatgatgacttccccgtGGCCCTTTGCGGTacggggaattgacctcataggctctctcccaactggcaagggcggtgtgaagtatgttgtagttgtcgtagattacttcacaaagtggacagaggtTGAACcattagcaacaataacttccaaaaaggtccttgactttgtggtaaaaaacatcgtgtgacgatatggggtgccgaggaaaattctatccgacaacggaacctagttcgatagcgacttgttcaccaacttttgcgagaagaatggaataataaagagtttttcgtcagtagctcatcctcaggcgaatggccaggtcgaagctgtaaacaaaactctcaagagttcgctaaagaaaaagttggaggaagcaaagggacgatggcccgaagaatttccccaagtcctatggggatataggactacagctcgaacatcaacgggacataccctgTTCTCTAtagcatacggttgcgaagctatgttgcctatcgaggtcgaaattcctacaattcgaactcacatttataaccaaagctcgaaccacactcagctcgaagaaaccttagacttaatcgaagaaagaagaaacgaagctcagctgaggaatgctgcctaccagcaatgagctaccaggtacttcaacaagagggttcgagatcgaaagttcggtgtgggagatctggtgctaaggcgtgtatttttggcaacgcgagatccaacAGCTGgcatgctcgggccaaattgggaaggaccctaccagataaaGTCAGTCATCCGCCCCGGTGTCTataagctagcgagattggatgggagcctggtaccgcgagcatggaatggtgaacacctaagaccttactttcaatagtgtaggaaggatgttgcctgtaaccatgcttgtttatctgtactgttttgcctacttttggattttgttaaataaagagttatttcgtctgatataatttatttttgcaatctctcttaatctaataacctatggtcacattcgtaggatattaagggggcatcattggtatatatataaataccactagcttgaaaaataaattaagatatacgAAAAACataaatgtttggatataaccaaatacgtggGCTAAGtcaatttggatataaccaaattattaagaacataagtgtttggatgtaaccaaatgcgcgagctaaggtagtttggataaaaccaaattatcaaaaacacataagtgtttggatgtaaccaaatgcgcgagctaaggtagtttggataaaaccaaattatcaaaaacacataagtgtttggatgtaaccaaatgcgcgagctaagatagtttggataaaaccaaattatcaaaaacatataagtgtatggattacaaaccaaccacaaccttaaaaggtttggagcaaaccagctaaaactaatcgaagATAAGTTGGAacttaaacctacttcgagataagtcaagatcgaggctggagtatcttataaaatatagtttcgaactcataacctcggagagataaccaaggacgagaaaaagtaactaaacaataagatataactaaaccgtttgcattacacaccatacaagtactttcgggttcatggttaaagtaatatccgaccttgatgaataacgagatcggaagcggataattcgagcaaacggtgcatgaatgcattgagcctcgagcctaaatccaaactatgtttgtacgaataaataaacatatgtgattctttaatataaaatgtgtgaaatatttcaaaccaagaaataaaaagcatgagtattaaaagaaaaagaaattgtatcagccctacgggcataaaataaaacaattacaaaaataaggggacgcagccccgaggtgaggTTCAAGAAGGAACagtttccttggccttctcagcatcagcggcactagacccctcaggacgaatagcatgactatccttctgagcggCCTCCTtagcggcctcccgagcagcctcctccacctcaagccgagcattccacttatcaagGAGCTTtgcctcaagaggacctaggaagctggtatcaaggTCTTCATTATTGGtccacattctgtacatggccaaatcaaccgcctggtccttcttctctttatactcggcaaggaggcgagccttttcaccctcaattatatcaaaagtggcggccttgtcttcttcgagctttttgttagcctcttggagccgagtattctccttctcaatctccgcgagcctggcattctccttctcaagctctgcaagcctagcattcagcttctcaagctcagatgccttggccttaagctcctcggctcctgcctcaagctttgcatttgctaCCTTCAGGTCATCACTTactttgagttgaagatccttcgcctcctgagcataggacttgctcgaatggatctcattgttcaacttatagttgagctgggcagaaacagcaagagtctgacacaaaaaaaaaattcatcattaACACTCGGACCATCTATAAATATAACTTAGAAAAAAAAAGGGGAAGAAAAGTTACCGCGGCagcaagctcgatactcttctcgtagagggcGGTGCAATCTCGGGCGTTGTTCAAAAATTTCCATTGGGGAGCGTCGAaactgctaaagctctggccgattcgggACAAGACGACTGAGCCCAACGTAGCCCCATGGGATCTAGCAGCATTGTCAACTACATACTCCTgaacgtgagtagaaactgacagcttgtgagttagagaagcagaaggctttttGGGAGGTGGACCGAGTGTTGGGTGAACCAATACAGGAGGTTGAGGCTCGGCCATAACGGAGGCACCGACCTGTGAAGTCGGCACCACAGTGGAGCTTGTGGTAGGCAGATCCGGGGGAGGAGGTGTTTTTTCGGTCCTCTTGAGGACCTTGGTAGGGCGGTCAACCTTTCGCGACCCCCtagggcgcttgctcctcttggcaccgccactctcaaggatattgtcgaggtcggaatccatctCACCTACACAGTCACACCACAATGTGAGCtataacaaaaaagaaaaagtataTAAAGTGACTCCGCATCGCGTAGATATACAAAGTAATGAAAGGgcgagtggagagaaacctaactggaactctcctccgagcttcaactcggagaccatgaaattcacccatcttcagaagaggcggggggagtaccttccctataggtggacgtcaacctcgaaaggtccctatagtcattggtcccatattggacggctattccatcccacacctcgttcagactgtacatagtgtcttacttcccgagccaactatcaaacctatgaacctgatcatctacccaagtccatatatagaaatggtccctatcgtccttgcataatactaacctatcgggtttgtattttaatagggtgggggaccacattttcgagcttaggatgactgtaccttgatcatccgagcccgagctcgaggcttcgtcattggcctcgttccctgactGTGAGCTCCATCGGTGAACCGAAGGCGGGGGCCTcgcctctctccttggagggaggatgcaTGTTGGCAAAGGCAAGAGCTCCCAGAGGTCATACTTTTTGTTGGACCAAttcgaggtggactggccatctcccaaaagcccatAAGCTCGAagcttactctcatgcaaaagatatgagagagacctcctgccataagggagttggagcagagcctctctatgctccttcatcacgtcagtgggagtaagacgatgatagttggctggaaaataaaacacatttcaactaagtacgagcctacagacaaaagtccgagcacagagataaagagggttggggtacttacgaatccatctgaatgaatagtatcgagacggggacaggccatctgtctagaagaaggccttcttaaagtcaggaggatggttgggaagatcctcgaacacctttttctccttggggtagctcgaaagatagtagaagtcgtcccctccccgagctcgggagggattgcttttcaaataaaagagatacaagatctcttctggcgtgggtccttcccacttcaactcgtggtacAACAACTTCAGGGCAGACAGGACCttgtaagaattagtgttgagctggaatggagccaacctaacaaagtttgtgaagtccttgaagaaagacttcaaaggcagtaacgctcctgccttcatatgctcctggctccaagccgcgtacctcagcttgttatcaggatttccatctcttgGGGCATGGCAGCTTCGCTCGCTGGAagtaggggctcgacaccttaaggagcTTGACATTCTGAGGCCATGAAAGGCCAGGACATCGTTTATCTGACCTATCGAGGTTactgagctccagtagtgctcagcctcgaagaacTCCCTCCGTGGCTgtgaggtagaaggctcccccatcagtgagaattggagctctcctggggtgtacgcgatggtcacttttaacctagggtcgagggggatcatCCTGGGCCCTGAATCAGTTTCTGGATAAAGAACCTCTCGAAggattctcctcttcttttctatgacctcgacgatttggcggTGATAGTGAGCTCGGATTTCTTCCTATTCGCGCAcgagatcgtattcacgaatcaggCGTTGGTTCCAagcaaacagcgattctgggctcggagtttttggcgaatGCGGAATTGCCAgcagcgacccccaccgtctttccagattctgtgacatctagcgagaaagaaaaaatggtgagggccatgcatgcaaggattcaagaattacgagcttgaaAAGACAAGCTCGGAGAGTGTTTGGGTACAAAACGAGCTCGATATCGAAAACCTGATTaagagtcagaacgtgtattctacgagaaaaaggaggggagtggatcaaattttttagaatcccgaaatatcagggaaaaaggtgacggttattcagaaatggtagTCTTAGGTAtcatgcattctttaaaaccaagattttgtacccgatatcttggtgtgcaagatatgtcttttaaattttgaaaacccagaaaaaaaagaAACCTTGTTTGAGCTTGTTCTACATCAAAGCTGGATTTGGAACCATGGACTTAAACCTAGCATGGAAACTTAAACTTGAATGCCTATCGGCCAGAGCTTCCTAGCAtgtcaaactaaaaaataaaccaatacattcccaaaaataaaagaacaacacagACAGAAACCGGCATAAAGGAAAACGAAAAGATCAttagatacttacacaatgatggcgattgcagagaaatcgttgattgaaggagaggctgcaagtataaccttacggtctcgaacaaactggcggtcatttgtttctttggctgggagaacatgcaaaagcaaaaagctctctgagatggcttctggttttgtctcttttcttttttctctgatgagtgtaaaatatgaggaagaagatgtccagggccttatatatagatagtaaaaagtggtaaaaagggattaatctgagccattggccagaatccttatcaaatccgacggccagggacaaatgacaagatggcaccgaaaaggtggcaggcaaacgatcgtgggcggatttccaaggtactcgagtaccttggatgagcaatacccgactgacacgtgtccaccctcaagtatgtgtgactgtgcggttcccgaagaaagtagttcaaaagtttcattctcataggattcgaacaaattacttttgagggggcaaaatgttacacccagatttcaagccttaagaattgtgatctcgaaagctggattcgtcaggaatGGGCTTGTAATATCTAGAACACGTGTCCGCCACCTAGGCACCAAACCTACAAAGcaggggcaacctcgaagatggtagccttgaaatcctcacaagctcgaaaggcagacatcgaagtacgtctgttctcggatgacctcggatcaggggctccgagcctgacataagtatgagctcgaagccacatgcTCTCGAGGAAAATGCTACagctcgaaagtcattaagagacctgggtgggcacggcactgacgatgtagattgataactttgaatatcctagtgagtcattttggagagacgcgatctacattcattgttgtaaatcccctacaataaaggggtatttattattcagttatacgccccttgatcttcaggggacgtttccttgtatataggagttacaggcttttaatgccattaaatttatttacatatacagaataacttcccgaaatgtgtgggatagtattctgaaatctcctctataaatagagaagtcatgcaccattgtaaaggaccgaaatttggtgatcttgagagaaactctggaaaaTTCATTCTTGAataatttccagaaatcatcttaagttctaataacaaagactcgtggactaggcagagttaactgctgaaccacgtaaaaaatcatgtTTGTCTcattgtatttttctggccataaccaTTTATTGTTTTCATGCTCTTTATTcgctgttgacgaaaaacggcgtcaacaagtgACTTAAGTACAATCTTTTACGCAACTTAATAATTTTAACTACAAAAAACACTACTTAAGTGAAACATTTTAGACTACTTATGAATTTTCGTTGCCAATTTCCCTATAATTTAATTTCTAAAAGTATATGAacaaacaagaaaataaaaatataatgcaAACAACTAAAAAACATTCATGTGCGACTAAAAACATATGTTAGTGCGGCAGACACTTGGTAATCTTGTCCTTATGATTGTTCTATATAAGGTGGTATACAAATTGTTATAAATGTATAAAGATAGTTGTCTACTTTCACTTTTCTTGTTTAGTtgtcaaaaaatttaaattaaaagaaaTTGTTGGATGCAATGATGAGTTCCCCAATAAGTGATTGCGACTACTTTTTAAAGTGACTGGTCCAGAGATGATGACCATTCACAGTGGAAAAAGACTTCTTTGGGCCCTTTTAAGGATTccccatacatatatatagagtgCACACAGTAAAATAAATTgttataatattattatcaaaCCAAACAAATGTCATCCAATCATGTACCATCAAAACCCTACATGGCCAGCAGTCTTCCACTTCGATGTCATCACTTTGTTCAAGCCCTTCTCCATGAACTCCTTCTTCGAATTAGATTCACAAAAGTGTTTGCATTTCTCAAGTCTGGCTGTGTTCTCTGCGATCTTCTTTTGTACCTTTTCCATCTTCTCAGTCATCTCTTCTtgtagtttttctttcttttcatttaTTATTGTTGGGATTTCAGCCCCAAGTAGTTTACTTACTTGGAGATAGAAGAAATATCTTGTGATCGTCTTCAGGGCTACATTCAGAAAATCCACTTGAAAGTGAGCACAGTCTTTCGAAATTGATATGTACCGATACCAGTTTAGAAGAAGATCTTTAGTGATGTCTACCAGCAAAGTCGTATGCATTTGCTTCATGACTTTGCATATGAAGAAAAAACATATGCTCTTTAATGTGGGTGTGGAAGTTGACTTTTGACCAATATCTCCATATTTGTGAAGCAAGTGTTTCATAACAAAGACAAAATTTAAAGGTATCAAATAACTTTTAGCATCTACCAATGTCAACGTTAGATCATGAGATTCTATTTTCATCTTCTTATCCAAGTAATTTTTGTGGAACTCGTTGTAAATAACTGACATGAATTCTTTTTCTGTAAAATTCGAAAATCGTAGAATATCATCAATATTCTCATCTTCAGGATTACCAGTTAACCAACTTGATAGAATATCTAGAAACCCATCACTGTCAAATTGATGCTTAAGCTCTGACCTTAGCTCAGATTTATCTAATTTAGACACTAAATCCTTTAAGGTCAACAGTGGCATGCCATTCTCTGTATCTTCCAGCTCTGCATTATCATATTCTATCGGAATAAACTTCGAAAGATCTTCACCCACCATCTTCAAATTCACATCTTTGACTTCTCCCTTCAATATATTTATAATCTAATAATCACATTCAAGCCAATTATCCTCGAATAAGTAACTAATAAAAATGAAGTTCTTTCcacaattatattaattaaaaaaatcaagcaAGATATCATGTGAATGTACTaaagaatttatttattattattaaaatcccTACATTTAACATATTTATTACGATAGCCTGAAAATCGTTAATAGATTAACTCAAATTTAAGACGTTGTTTTTATAACAGTTTATTTTAGTTTAAATCGCAATATAATAAATTTCTTTTTCTCCTTTATTCAATTTGGTAAACACTAAACTCTTATTTATCCTAAAAGGGTTTTGTTCTTGTCCGTCatcaacaaataaaaaaaaggtTTTAATATAGTGTTCTCCTTCTCAAGGGGAGCACTActgaattataataaaaaaaaattatatacagaatttatataaaataataaaacgtATATATTGTAatagtataaaatatatatatgtcatcaCAATaagataatattttaattaatttctagGAGCAAtagaatataataagaaaaagcAATATCAAACGTTGCTTAAAGATTATATGACAACATCTATACAGAAGACATATTCATGTGGGAATGGGTAACAAGAAACAAAATTACTATCTAATTCATAACTATCTTATCATGCTagtgattatttttataaataattatcataGTAATAATAATGTGATTGAGCGTACCTCAGAAGCGAGACAATGTACATGAGCAATGTACACACAATCTTCACAGTAATATACACAGAGTCGTGGATTTCTGTCATTCTCACATACGTCACAGCAGTATTCCCCAAAGCCATTTTCGATAACTAAATCAGTAAGACTGAGAGTGTGTATGTGATTGTCGTATTTGATACTGTTCGGTAGCATACCACATAGCAAGTGAACTTTGAAATCACATTTTGTACAGCAAAACACAGATGAATTGGTATACTCAAATTCCACTGAGCCCTGGAGGATTGGATTTTTACAGTATGAATCATAGCCATCACACTTTTCGAGATTAGTATATATTGTCTCCACGAAATAAAGAGGATGTTGATGATATCTATACTTTATAGGTGGTGGTACCACTGTAGTAGCACAATTTACGCACAAATAAAAATCGCAGTCACAACATCCAAAAATGAAGAAAAGTTCACCCTTGTAGCATAATTTGCAGCGAGTAAATTGTTTACTAGCAATATAAATGGATAAAGGGTGATCCGGATGGTGACAAGAATGAGGTTGGATTGTCTCCGGCAAATGCGCACACGATTTGTGCAGTACATATCCACAGGTGTTGCAGCCATAAACTTCACCCGGGCATGGCATGCGACATGCGAAGCATTTTAACACACCTTTAAATTCATCCTTTATATAACAAAGTGGCATCGGATGTTGATGTGTGAAATGCTGTATGTGCTCTCCATCGTCATCAAAAGTTATAGGGGGCATCTGCACACATTTGATGTCCATGTAGAAGTTGCATTGTTGACATGCGAAACATGGCTTGAAGAAGTGGATTTGGTGACAAGAGCTGCAGATAAAGCTTCCTTCATCGGCACTCAATATAAGTAGGTGAGAAGGATGAAAGGGATGATTGATTTGGTCACACGACAAGATTTGCTGACATGCTGTGTGGACACAGCAAGCATCGCATAATTCGCACTCGTAGAAACTAGGTTCGGAAATTTCATCGTCGCATACACCGCAATTGATATCCGTCTGGCTTTCTGTTTTCAGGACCAGCTGATGGGTGTGAGAGTTGCCCATTTGTTGTCTCTGATTAATTTGGGAAAACTAGCTAGCCTTTTCCTGCATGTAATTTAATCAAACATGTAGACTTCATTACGGTAAAGTATATGTAGTTGGTGCAATAAACACTAATATTATGAATTTAGATTTCATTTCAACGTTTAGTTTCTCTACGGTTGAAACTAAATCAAATCAGCTTACCAATGTTAGTGAAGCACATGCTCACGTACTACTAGAAATTTGGCTATGAGAAGAACTTGTTAAGAGAGATCGAGATGCAGTGTTTCAAGGGGAGAAATTTATTAGTTGGAGAGAGAAACTAATGTTTGTATGTATATTGATGAAGatgaagaaaattaaaaaaagacaAATCGAGGATATATTtacattttaaattaaaaaaaattaaaggaaaattaaTAGGGTccttttctcttttatttttttcaaagaaAAAGAGAATATTTTGAAACACAAAAGTACTGGAACATAACTAACTATGACGTTATGAATCATTTTCAACTTTTCTTGTCTTCCTACACAAGATATAAGAACAACTTTTTCAAGTTAGGAATAATATGAGAAGTACTCGTTTTAagattaattaactaaaattaatcactaaatatattttgtttaatattaCTCATTTTTATAATCACATTTTTCATAATACAACTTGAAAAGTACAATTTAGTTGTAAGTGTTTGAGCAGAAAAATagtataaaaataaaatgtttcaaaatataaatACAAATGAGAGTGAGTCACTTCAAATAGATACCCTATATTTTCTACTTTTCTTGTCTGCAAACCAAATATAAGAACAACTTTTTCAAGTTAGGAATATTATGAGAAGCAATTGTTTTAagattaattaactaaaattaatcactaaatatatttttgttcaataTTACTCATTTTTATAATCATTTTTTTCATAATACAACTTGAAAAGTACAATTTAGTTGCAAGTGTTTGAGCAGAAAAAtagtataaaaataaaaagtttcaAAATATAAATACAGATGAGAGTAAGTTACTTAAAATAGAAACCCTATGTAatttttacaataataatataaattaacttGGAG
The Humulus lupulus chromosome 6, drHumLupu1.1, whole genome shotgun sequence DNA segment above includes these coding regions:
- the LOC133781936 gene encoding uncharacterized protein LOC133781936 produces the protein MGNSHTHQLVLKTESQTDINCGVCDDEISEPSFYECELCDACCVHTACQQILSCDQINHPFHPSHLLILSADEGSFICSSCHQIHFFKPCFACQQCNFYMDIKCVQMPPITFDDDGEHIQHFTHQHPMPLCYIKDEFKGVLKCFACRMPCPGEVYGCNTCGYVLHKSCAHLPETIQPHSCHHPDHPLSIYIASKQFTRCKLCYKGELFFIFGCCDCDFYLCVNCATTVVPPPIKYRYHQHPLYFVETIYTNLEKCDGYDSYCKNPILQGSVEFEYTNSSVFCCTKCDFKVHLLCGMLPNSIKYDNHIHTLSLTDLVIENGFGEYCCDVCENDRNPRLCVYYCEDCVYIAHVHCLASEIINILKGEVKDVNLKMVGEDLSKFIPIEYDNAELEDTENGMPLLTLKDLVSKLDKSELRSELKHQFDSDGFLDILSSWLTGNPEDENIDDILRFSNFTEKEFMSVIYNEFHKNYLDKKMKIESHDLTLTLVDAKSYLIPLNFVFVMKHLLHKYGDIGQKSTSTPTLKSICFFFICKVMKQMHTTLLVDITKDLLLNWYRYISISKDCAHFQVDFLNVALKTITRYFFYLQVSKLLGAEIPTIINEKKEKLQEEMTEKMEKVQKKIAENTARLEKCKHFCESNSKKEFMEKGLNKVMTSKWKTAGHVGF